One stretch of Mangifera indica cultivar Alphonso chromosome 9, CATAS_Mindica_2.1, whole genome shotgun sequence DNA includes these proteins:
- the LOC123226046 gene encoding post-GPI attachment to proteins factor 3-like isoform X3 codes for MPVLVMLILFTGPALDNVKKLAVLGKDAFHIANFLQMVSQLMVHGTCKNLFTCNGRYGIVKVTVGTTVWLTERKKEMHLVMDLLSIMVNGHSNVFMGFRFEPASVAFSAVNFAMHFHGWLSFFTLLYYRLPLKPNTKAYYEFSSLWHIYALLSMNSWFWSAIFHSRDVDLTEKIDYSSAVALLGYSLILAILRCFNVRDEASRVMAAAPLLAFVTTHILYLNCYKLDYGWNMKVCGVMGVAQLLIWAVWAGVSQHPSRWKLWTVVFGGGLAMLLEIYDFPPYYGFLDAHALWHAATIPLTYVWWSFIKDDAEFQTSNLLNKVK; via the exons atGCCAGTGCTGGTGATGCTGATCCTCTTTACAG GGCCTGCATTGGACAATGTGAAAAAACTGGCTGTGTTGGGGAAAGATGCTTTCCACATTGCAAATTTTCTTCAGATGGTGTCTCAACTGATGGTCCATGGTACATGCAAGAACCTCTTTACTTGCAATGGAAGATATGGGATTGTCAAAGTGACTGTCGGTACAACTGTATGGTTgacagagagaaagaaagagatgcaCTTGGTGATGGACCTGTTAAGTATCATGGTAAATGGCCATTCAAACGTGTTTATGGGATTCAGGTTT GAGCCAGCATCTGTGGCCTTCTCTGCTGTCAACTTTGCAATGCATTTCCATGGTTGGCTTTCCTTTTTCACTCTTCTATACTATAGATTACCTCTAAAACCAAACACGAAGGCATACTATGAATTTTCCAGTTTGTGGCACATCTACGCACTTTTATCAATGAACTCTTGGTTCTGGAGTGCCATTTTTCATAGCCG TGATGTGGACTTGACAGAGAAGATAGACTACTCATCTGCAGTGGCATTACTCGGTTACTCGCTCATTTTGGCTATACTAAGATGTTTTAATGTGAGAGATGAGGCTTCTAGAGTCATGGCTGCTGCTCCGCTGCTTGCTTTTGTTACTACCCATATATTGTACCTCAACTGCTATAAACTAGACTATG GATGGAACATGAAAGTTTGTGGTGTCATGGGAGTGGCTCAGCTTCTCATCTGGGCCGTTTGGGCCGGTGTCAGTCAGCATCCTTCTCGGTGGAAGTTGTGGACAGTGGTCTTTGGAGGTGGCTTGGCAATGCTCTTAGAAATTTATGACTTCCCACCGTATTATGGTTTTTTGGATGCGCACGCACTCTGGCATGCTGCTACAATCCCTCTTACCTATGTTTGGTGGAGTTTTATCAAGGATGACGCAGA
- the LOC123226046 gene encoding post-GPI attachment to proteins factor 3-like isoform X2, with the protein MILAQRSTKESSKNSNQIKKMSSIVTPLSSDDRVFQIENSAKAVGTVTGVKYKDGNVSGASKSSNKRSRSVHRHSGMMVNRYWITLYLVLSYLFKVLDASAGDADPLYRACIGQCEKTGCVGERCFPHCKFSSDGVSTDGPWYMQEPLYLQWKIWDCQSDCRYNCMVDREKERDALGDGPVKYHGKWPFKRVYGIQEPASVAFSAVNFAMHFHGWLSFFTLLYYRLPLKPNTKAYYEFSSLWHIYALLSMNSWFWSAIFHSRDVDLTEKIDYSSAVALLGYSLILAILRCFNVRDEASRVMAAAPLLAFVTTHILYLNCYKLDYGWNMKVCGVMGVAQLLIWAVWAGVSQHPSRWKLWTVVFGGGLAMLLEIYDFPPYYGFLDAHALWHAATIPLTYVWWSFIKDDAEFQTSNLLNKVK; encoded by the exons ATGATATTGGCTCAAAGAAGCACAAAGGAAAGTTCGaagaattcaaatcaaatcaagaaaATGAGCAGCATTGTCACTCCACTCTCTTCCGATGATCGCGTTTTCCAGATCGAGAACTCCGCCAAAGCCGTCGG GACTGTCACCGGAGTTAAATATAAAGATGGAAATGTTTcg GGGGCGTCGAAGAGTTCTAATAAAAGAAGCCGTTCTGTTCATCGTCATTCCGGCATG ATGGTTAATCGATATTGGATTACCTTGTACCTTGTGCTTTCAtatctttttaaagttttggatGCCAGTGCTGGTGATGCTGATCCTCTTTACAG GGCCTGCATTGGACAATGTGAAAAAACTGGCTGTGTTGGGGAAAGATGCTTTCCACATTGCAAATTTTCTTCAGATGGTGTCTCAACTGATGGTCCATGGTACATGCAAGAACCTCTTTACTTGCAATGGAAGATATGGGATTGTCAAAGTGACTGTCGGTACAACTGTATGGTTgacagagagaaagaaagagatgcaCTTGGTGATGGACCTGTTAAGTATCATGGTAAATGGCCATTCAAACGTGTTTATGGGATTCAG GAGCCAGCATCTGTGGCCTTCTCTGCTGTCAACTTTGCAATGCATTTCCATGGTTGGCTTTCCTTTTTCACTCTTCTATACTATAGATTACCTCTAAAACCAAACACGAAGGCATACTATGAATTTTCCAGTTTGTGGCACATCTACGCACTTTTATCAATGAACTCTTGGTTCTGGAGTGCCATTTTTCATAGCCG TGATGTGGACTTGACAGAGAAGATAGACTACTCATCTGCAGTGGCATTACTCGGTTACTCGCTCATTTTGGCTATACTAAGATGTTTTAATGTGAGAGATGAGGCTTCTAGAGTCATGGCTGCTGCTCCGCTGCTTGCTTTTGTTACTACCCATATATTGTACCTCAACTGCTATAAACTAGACTATG GATGGAACATGAAAGTTTGTGGTGTCATGGGAGTGGCTCAGCTTCTCATCTGGGCCGTTTGGGCCGGTGTCAGTCAGCATCCTTCTCGGTGGAAGTTGTGGACAGTGGTCTTTGGAGGTGGCTTGGCAATGCTCTTAGAAATTTATGACTTCCCACCGTATTATGGTTTTTTGGATGCGCACGCACTCTGGCATGCTGCTACAATCCCTCTTACCTATGTTTGGTGGAGTTTTATCAAGGATGACGCAGA
- the LOC123226046 gene encoding post-GPI attachment to proteins factor 3-like isoform X1, which produces MILAQRSTKESSKNSNQIKKMSSIVTPLSSDDRVFQIENSAKAVGTVTGVKYKDGNVSGASKSSNKRSRSVHRHSGMMVNRYWITLYLVLSYLFKVLDASAGDADPLYRACIGQCEKTGCVGERCFPHCKFSSDGVSTDGPWYMQEPLYLQWKIWDCQSDCRYNCMVDREKERDALGDGPVKYHGKWPFKRVYGIQEPASVAFSAVNFAMHFHGWLSFFTLLYYRLPLKPNTKAYYEFSSLWHIYALLSMNSWFWSAIFHSRTNSWQRICHSNSDVDLTEKIDYSSAVALLGYSLILAILRCFNVRDEASRVMAAAPLLAFVTTHILYLNCYKLDYGWNMKVCGVMGVAQLLIWAVWAGVSQHPSRWKLWTVVFGGGLAMLLEIYDFPPYYGFLDAHALWHAATIPLTYVWWSFIKDDAEFQTSNLLNKVK; this is translated from the exons ATGATATTGGCTCAAAGAAGCACAAAGGAAAGTTCGaagaattcaaatcaaatcaagaaaATGAGCAGCATTGTCACTCCACTCTCTTCCGATGATCGCGTTTTCCAGATCGAGAACTCCGCCAAAGCCGTCGG GACTGTCACCGGAGTTAAATATAAAGATGGAAATGTTTcg GGGGCGTCGAAGAGTTCTAATAAAAGAAGCCGTTCTGTTCATCGTCATTCCGGCATG ATGGTTAATCGATATTGGATTACCTTGTACCTTGTGCTTTCAtatctttttaaagttttggatGCCAGTGCTGGTGATGCTGATCCTCTTTACAG GGCCTGCATTGGACAATGTGAAAAAACTGGCTGTGTTGGGGAAAGATGCTTTCCACATTGCAAATTTTCTTCAGATGGTGTCTCAACTGATGGTCCATGGTACATGCAAGAACCTCTTTACTTGCAATGGAAGATATGGGATTGTCAAAGTGACTGTCGGTACAACTGTATGGTTgacagagagaaagaaagagatgcaCTTGGTGATGGACCTGTTAAGTATCATGGTAAATGGCCATTCAAACGTGTTTATGGGATTCAG GAGCCAGCATCTGTGGCCTTCTCTGCTGTCAACTTTGCAATGCATTTCCATGGTTGGCTTTCCTTTTTCACTCTTCTATACTATAGATTACCTCTAAAACCAAACACGAAGGCATACTATGAATTTTCCAGTTTGTGGCACATCTACGCACTTTTATCAATGAACTCTTGGTTCTGGAGTGCCATTTTTCATAGCCG CACAAACTCTTGGCAAAGAATTTGCCATTCTAATAG TGATGTGGACTTGACAGAGAAGATAGACTACTCATCTGCAGTGGCATTACTCGGTTACTCGCTCATTTTGGCTATACTAAGATGTTTTAATGTGAGAGATGAGGCTTCTAGAGTCATGGCTGCTGCTCCGCTGCTTGCTTTTGTTACTACCCATATATTGTACCTCAACTGCTATAAACTAGACTATG GATGGAACATGAAAGTTTGTGGTGTCATGGGAGTGGCTCAGCTTCTCATCTGGGCCGTTTGGGCCGGTGTCAGTCAGCATCCTTCTCGGTGGAAGTTGTGGACAGTGGTCTTTGGAGGTGGCTTGGCAATGCTCTTAGAAATTTATGACTTCCCACCGTATTATGGTTTTTTGGATGCGCACGCACTCTGGCATGCTGCTACAATCCCTCTTACCTATGTTTGGTGGAGTTTTATCAAGGATGACGCAGA